In Solanum pennellii chromosome 3, SPENNV200, a single window of DNA contains:
- the LOC107012705 gene encoding uncharacterized protein LOC107012705 yields the protein MDLWLKARSFAEEAAKRSQEFTVEAAKRTQELSFASAKLSDVVSEASKRSKEIAAEASKRSKEIVAEASKRADQIKFQIPAAAALSSLVDSSTSPQTASAITTPADLEKFGVTDDLREFVKGISRDTFQNVQLQDESEMSDIPTVSNIRQDLTEFQEKHAKLVLSSVKEISKLRYEICPRIMRERKFWRIYFILVNSHLAPYEKKYMDEKKIISAEKANIEEAKDISSEGKTSEPVIGATTQANKKAASSTADQDLDVFLLGEESDEGPDDGANAFDDDFDKL from the exons ATGGATTTGTGGCTAAAGGCACGGAGCTTCGCGGAGGAAGCTGCTAAGCGATCACAGGAGTTTACCGTAGAAGCTGCTAAGCGTACACAGGAGCTCAGTTTTGCCTCCGCTAAGTTATCCGATGTCGTTTCAGAGGCTTCCAAGCGTTCAAAGGAGATTGCGGCCGAAGCTTCTAAGCGTTCTAAGGAGATCGTTGCCGAAGCTTCTAAACGCGCCGATCAGATCAAGTTTCAAATTCCCGCTGCCGCTGCACTCTCTAGCCTTGTCGATTCCTCAACTTCCCCTCAAACTGCTTCGGCTATTACTACGCCGGCTGATCTTGAAAAATTTGGAGTCACTGACGACTTGAGAGAGTTCGTTAAGGGCATTAGTAGGGATACATTCCAGAATGTTCAACTTCAAG ATGAGTCAGAGATGTCTGATATTCCTACAGTCTCAAACATTCGGCAGGATCTTACAGAGTTTCAGGAAAAACATGCGAAACTTGTTCTTTCATCTGTCAAG GAAATCTCAAAGTTGAGGTATGAGATATGCCCACGCATAATGAGAGAGAGAAAGTTTTGGAGAATCTACTTCATTCTAGTTAACAGTCATTTAGCACC GTATGAAAAGAAATACATGGacgaaaagaaaataatatctgCTGAAAAGGCAAATATCGAGGAGGCAAAGGATATTTCATCAGAAGGAAAAACTTCTGAACCAGTGATCGGGGCAACAACCCAGGCAAACAAGAAGGCAGCCTCATCAACTGCTGACCAGGATTTGGATGTTTTTCTTCTCGGAGAGGAAAGTGATGAAGGGCCAG ATGATGGGGCGAATGCTTTTGACGATGATTTTGACAAGCTATAG
- the LOC107013027 gene encoding uncharacterized protein LOC107013027: MECKLPELVVFLQDRNHQVFKDIYMEGEQCSLENCELNHHNIYYMLKYELDKSAELGNRVSESYEGIVKQFDDSKNLLMEGKSDTEIADAISYSHDVPKQRSLDRELVDQKENQDQELKLVSMTSKFVSKEACCNKSSIADSISREGSANTKVENSTSTGDGEPRSLASLFADQNTEKLTDGEDMNLVVLATKQCHDNISIRSSSTNSTKSFAFPILTSEWPGSPVKMVADDKREFKRRSCHWRTCFGCCNF, from the exons ATGGAGTGCAAACTACCCGAATTAGTTGTTTTTCTTCAAGACAGAAACCATCAAGTTTTTAAGGACATATATATGGAAGGAGAACAATGTTCTTTGGAAAATTGTGAGTTGAACCACCATAATATTTATTACATGCTCAAGTATGAGCTTGACAAAAGTGCAGAATTAGGGAACAGAGTTTCTGAATCGTACGAGGGTATTGTTAAGCAGTTTGACGACTCAAAAAATCTGTTGATGGAAGGTAAATCGGATACTGAGATTGCTGATGCCATTTCCTATAGCCACGATGTTCCAAAACAGCGGAGTTTGGACAGAGAATTGGTtgatcaaaaagaaaatcag GATCAAGAGCTGAAACTAGTCTCGATGACGTCTAAGTTTGTCTCCAAGGAAGCATGTTGTAACAAAAGTAGTATAGCAGATTCAATTTCTAGAGAAGGATCAGCAAATACAAAGGTTGAAAACAGCACCAGTACTGGAGATGGAGAGCCAAGAAGTTTAGCATCATTGTTTGCAGATCAGAACACTGAAAAGCTTACAGATGGTGAAGACATGAATCTTGTTGTCTTAGCAACAAAGCAATGTCATGATAACATCTCTATACGCTCGAGTAGCACCAACAGCACAAAATCTTTTGCCTTTCCTAT ACTAACCTCAGAGTGGCCCGGCAGCCCTGTCAAGATGGTGGCAGACGATAAGAGAGAGTTTAAAAGGCGAAGTTGTCACTGGAGAACGTGCTTTGGTTGCtgcaatttttga
- the LOC107012274 gene encoding protein MICROTUBULE BINDING PROTEIN 2C, which produces MYEPQQLLDLQDNNGGFGAGADSRSWLSGEDRSPTLRRTDSSLSNPAAGTVDRTLFNDLVQIVPLVQSLIDRKANSSFTRRGSMTYTKTPSRESLYKKTSEAKGRNAAQSNKKHRDQNKNVGADQDGCSDNISMPSSRSYLSEKDREELMALRGQVEDLQKKLSEKDELLKEVEISKNEIASIYAKLDEMKKEYAEKESLLKLTQVQLSDAKVKLADKQAAVEKLEWEATTSSKKVEKLQEDLEVVRQEIARFMQFVQQLTKNGSRTLAEDYDVIPYLCDKNIETDQPNELGMEEVELAREAYIAAVAAAKENQDEASFSEAAKARLYLQSLVLRT; this is translated from the exons ATGTATGAGCCTCAGCAGTTGCTAGATTTGCAGGACAACAATGGCGGTTTCGGTGCCGGAGCTGACTCCAGGTCTTGGCTTTCCGGCGAGGACCGCTCTCCTACACTCCGGCGAACTGATTCTTCTCTCTCTAATCCGGCTGCCGGAACTGTTGACCGTACCCTCTTTAATGACCTCGTCCAGATCGTCCCTCTTGTTCAATCTCTCATT GATCGAAAGGCGAATTCGTCATTTACTAGAAGGGGATCAATGACCTACACTAAAACGCCTTCAAGGGAGTCTCTTTACAAGAAG ACTTCTGAAGCAAAGGGAAGGAATGCAGCTCAATCAAACAAAAAACATAGggaccaaaataaaaatgttgGTGCTGACCAAGATGGATGCTCTGATAACATTTCAATGCCTTCCTCAAGGTCGTATTTGTCAGAAAAAGATAGAGAAGAATTGATGGCTTTGAGGGGGCAAGTGGAGGATTTGCAAAAGAAATTATCGGAGAAAGATGAACTTTTGAAGGAAGTAGAGATCTCAAAGAATGAAATAGCTTCTATTTATGCTAAACTAGATGAAATgaagaaggaatatgcagaaaAGGAGTCTTTACTCAAATTGACTCAAGTGCAACTATCTGATGCAAAG GTTAAGCTAGCTGACAAGCAAGCAGCTGTGGAGAAGTTAGAATGGGAAGCTACGACTTCCAGCAAGAAAGTGGAGAAACTACAGGAAGATTTAGAGGTGGTGCGGCAAGAAATCGCACGGTTCATGCAGTTTGTTCAACAATTGACAAAGAATGGTTCTAGGACTTTAGCTGAAGATTATGATGTTATCCCTTACTTATGCGACAAGAACATTGAAACG GATCAGCCAAATGAACTAGGAATGGAGGAAGTAGAGCTGGCAAGAGAAGCTTATATTGCAGCAGTTGCTGCTGCTAAAGAAAATCAAGATGAAGCATCTTTCTCCGAAGCTGCCAAAGCAAGATTATATCTGCAGTCACTTGTTCTAAGAACATAA
- the LOC107012275 gene encoding protein BREAKING OF ASYMMETRY IN THE STOMATAL LINEAGE, translating into MSSPYTVTKLVRWRIRDWVSCFYACRFPLEEESNKLCAMTSQKPSRKMVFDPIGDSRKNRKKKLNKKMEQRKKEKVKVSAEKGEKEGENDSSWPRFSEEDYIVFCFEDDGGIHIVEDRKSEVFHQKIDHADVTSKSVCRKLKYVEDVSEFLPQSKNDMISVDGENSFESAEEQIPVIDDKDQGKGIDDMEDEWPPAVVKEISHIGEVSDSKTTPSAESSDSNYSTGSTGSFAFPVLGWELMGSPAQMPKPEEDDEDEEEEEEGGPRFGKHKAWCSVRHHCCKF; encoded by the exons ATGAGCAGTCCATATACAGTAACCAAGCTTGTTAGATGGCGAATTAGAGATTGGGTATCTTGTTTCTACGCTTGCAGGTTCCCTTTag AGGAAGAATCGAATAAGCTTTGTGCAATGACATCTCAGAAACCGAGTAGGAAAATGGTGTTTGATCCGATTGGTGATAGTAGGAAGAATAGAAAGAAGAAGTTGAATAAGAAAATGGAAcagaggaaaaaagaaaaagtgaaagtTTCAGCAGAGAAGGGTGAAAAGGAAGGAGAAAATGACTCGAGCTGGCCTCGATTCTCAGAAGAGGATTATATAGTGTTTTGCTTTGAAGACGATGGAGGAATACATATTGTGGAAGATAGAAAATCGGAGGTATTTCACCAGAAAATTGATCATGCTGACGTTACTTCGAAATCTGTTTGTAGGAAG CTTAAATATGTAGAGGATGTATCAGAGTTCCTTCCTCAGAGTAAAAACGACATGATCAGTGTAGATGGAGAAAATAGCTTTGAATCAGCTGAAGAACAGATCCCCGTTATAGACGATAAG GACCAGGGAAAAGGAATTGATGATATGGAAGATGAATGGCCACCGGCTGTTGTTAAAGAGATCAGTCACATAGGTGAGGTTAGTGATAGCAAAACAACTCCATCTGCGGAATCAAGTGATTCTAATTACTCCACTGGTAGCACTGGTTCCTTTGCTTTCCCTGT ATTGGGCTGGGAATTGATGGGCAGTCCAGCTCAAATGCCAAAAcctgaagaagatgatgaagacgaagaagaagaagaagaaggtggGCCACGTTTTGGGAAGCATAAGGCTTGGTGCAGCGTGCGTCATCACTGTTGCAAATTTTGA